The segment CCGGGCCGCCCAGGACGATCTGCCACACTGGACGCACCATGCCTGCACCCGGAGAACTTACTTTTGTCGCGCCGCGCGGGGCCAAGAAGCCGCCGCGGCACCTTGCTGATCTCAGCCCCGTCGAGCGCCGTGAAGCGGTGGCGGCGATCGGGGAGAAGCCGTTTCGTGCCAAGCAGCTGTCGCAGCACTACTTCGCCCGTTATGCGCATGATCCGGCGGAGTGGACCGACATTCCGGCGGCGGCGCGCGAGAAGCTGGCGAGTGAGCTGCTGCCGGAGCTGATGACGGTCATGCGGCACATCTCGTGCGATGAGGACACCACGCGCAAGACGCTGTGGAAGCTGCATGACGGGACGCTCGTCGAGTCGGTGCTGATGCGGTACCCGGACCGGGTGACGATGTGTATCTCGTCGCAGGCGGGGTGCGGGATGAACTGCCCGTTCTGCGCCACGGGGCAGGCGGGGCTGGACCGCAATCTGTCGACCGCCGAGATCGTGCACCAGATCGTCGACGGGATGCGTGCGCTGCGCGACGGCGAGGTGCCGGGCGGGCCGGCGCGGCTGTCCAACATCGTCTTCATGGGGATGGGGGAGCCGCTCGCCAACTACAAGCGGGTGGTCGGGGCGATCCGGCGGCTGACGGATCCCGAGCCGGACGGGCTGGGGCTGTCGCAGCGGGGGATCACCGTCTCCACGGTCGGGCTGGTGCCGGCGATGCTGCGGTTCGCCGACGAGGGCTTCAAGTGCCGGCTGGCCGTGTCGCTGCACGCCCCGGACGACGAGCTGCGCGACACCCTGGTGCCCGTCAACACGCGCTGGAAGGTGCGGGAGGTGCTGGACGCGGCGTGGGAGTACGCCGAGAAGTCCGGGCGGCGGATCTCGATCGAGTACGCGCTGATCCGGGACATCAACGACCAGGCGTGGCGCGGTGACCTGCTGGGACGGCTGCTGAAGGGCAAGCGCGTCCATGTGAACCTCATTCCGCTGAACCCGACGCCGGGCTCGAAGTGGACCGCGTCGCGGCCCGAGGACGAGCGGGCGTTCGTCCAGGCCATCGAGGCGCACGGGGTTCCGGTGACCGTCCGCGACACCCGCGGCCAGGAGATCGACGGCGCCTGCGGGCAGCTCGCGGCCTCGGAGCGCTGACCGCCCCGCTGGTACGGTGTCGTCGAACAAATGCACATTCCGACAGGGGAGCGCCACAGCGCTGAGAGTGCGGAAGCGTCGTAGTCCTACGGTGCCCGCAGACCCTTGAACCTCGCCCGGGTCATTCCGGGTAGGAAGTTCGGTCGTCACTCATGCTGTTGCGCCCTGCCCGGAGTTCCCTCCCCGCGTCCCCGGACGCCGGGAGTCGTGGACACCGGGCAGGGCCGCGTCTCTTCCTGGCCAGCCAGGAGGAAATCAGTGAGCACCATCAGCAGGATCGCCGCGACGGCGATGGCCGCCGCGGTCGGGATGACCGCCCTCGCCGCCTGCGGGAGCCCCGGCGGCGGGAGCGCGGACGCCAAGACCGTCACGCTCGTCAGCCATGACTCGTTCAATGTCTCCAAGTCCGTGCTGGCCGCCTTCGAGAAGGAGAGCGGCTACAAGGTCACGATGCTCAAGGGCGGGGACGCCGGCAAGGCCGTGAACCAGGCGGTCCTGTCCAAGGGCAACCCGCAGGGTGATGTGTTCTTCGGTATCGACAACACGCTGCTCTCGCGCGGTCTGGACGAGGGGCTCTTCAGCCCCTACCGGGCCAAGGGGCTGGAGAGCGTCCCGGCGGGGCTTCAGCTCGACAAGGGCGAGCACCGGGTCACCCCGCTCGACTACGGCGACATCTGCGTCAACTACGACCGCGGCTACTTCACCCGGCACAAGATCGCGCCGCCGAAGACCTTCGACGATCTGCTGAAGCCCCGCTACAAGGGGCTGCTCGTCACGGAGAACTCCGCCACCTCCTCCCCGGGGCTCGCCTTCCAGCTCGGCACCATCGCGAAGTACGGCGAGCAGGGCTGGCAGAGCTACTGGAAGAAGCTCAAGGCCAATGGCGTCGAGGTCGTCGACGGCTGGGACCAGGCCTACAACGACCGGTTCTCCGGCTCCGCGGCGGGCAAGGGCAAGGGCGACAAGCCGCTGGTGGTCTCCTACGCCTCCAGCCCGCCCGCCGAGGTGCTCGGCAAGAAGCCCGCGCCCAAGGAGGCCCCGACCGGTGTCGCGGCCGGCACCTGCTTCCGGCAGATCGAATTCGGCGGTCTGCTGAAGGGCGCGAAGAACGAGAAGGGCGGCAAGGCGCTGCTGGACTTCCTGCTGAGCAAGAAGTTCCAGGAGGACGTGCCGTTGCAGATGTTCGTCAACCCGGCCCGTAAGGACGCCGCGGTGCCGGAGCTGTTCACCAAGTACGGCACGACGATCGACAAGCCGGCCACCCTGGCGCCCGGGACGATCACCAAGAACCGCGAACAGTGGATCAAGCAGTGGTCCTCGCTCGTTCTGAAGTAACGCCTTCGGACGTCAAGGGCGCCCGGCGCGGCAGGCCCGCGCGGGGGACGGCGGTGCGGCTCGGCCTGATGGCGGTGCCGCTCGCCTTCTTCGCGCTGTTCTTCGCCTATCCCGTCGTGGCGATCGTCGGACGGGGGCTCAAGGACGGCGGACAGTGGCAGCTCGGCCGGTTCGGTGCCGTGCTGAGCGACCCGGATGTCGTGCAGGTGCTGTGGTTCACCGTCTGGCAGGCGGCCGCCTCGACCGGGCTGACGCTGCTGATCGCGCTGCCCGGCGCCTATGTCTTCGCCCGCTTCGACTTCCCCGGCAAACAGCTGCTGCGGGCCGTCGTGGCGGTGCCGTTCGTGCTGCCGACCGTTGTCGTCGGCTCGGCGTTCCTGGCACTGGTCGGGCGGGGCGGGCTGCTGGACGACCTGTGGGGCCTGCGCCTGGACACCTCGGTGTGGGCGATTCTGCTGGCGCATGTCTTCTTCAACTACGCCGTGGTCGTACGGACCGTCGGCGGGCTCTGGGGGCAGCTCGATCCGCGGCAGGAGGAGGCGGCGCGGGTGCTGGGAGCCGGGCGGTTCGCGGCCTGGCGGCGGGTGACGCTGCCCGCGCTGGGGCCGGCCGTCGCGGCCGCCGCCCTGATGGTCTTTCTGTTCACCTTCACCTCCTTCGGGGTGGTGCAGATCCTGGGCGGCCCCGCCTTCTCGACGCTGGAGGTGGAGATCTACCGGCAGACCGCGGACTTCCTGGATCTGCCGACGGCCGCCGTCCTCACCATGATCCAGTTCGCTGCGGTGCTGGGCGTCCTGGCGCTGCACGCCTGGACCGTGCGCCGCCGGGAATCCGCGCTGCGGCTCGTGGACGCGTCGCAGACGGCCCGCCGGCCGCGCGGCCGCGGCCAGTGGGCGCTGCTGTGGGGGACGTTCGCGGTCATCGCCGTCCTGCTCCTCGCGCCGCTGGTGGTGCTCGTGGAGCGCTCGTTCGCCGGGCCGGACGGCTACGGGACGGTCTTCTACGCCGCGCTGGGCTCCGCCGCGAGCGCCGACAGCACCTTCGCCGTCGCCCCCCTGGACGCGCTGTGGAACTCCCTCGCCTACGGGGCCGCGGCCACCGCGATCGCGCTGGTGGTGGGCGGACTGGCGGCCGCCGCGTTGACCCTGCCCCGGCTGCGGCGCGGTCCGTCCGGGCGGACGCCCGTGATCAGCCGGTTCGTCGGCGGCTTCGACGCGCTGCTGATGCTGCCCCTGGGAGTCTCCGCGGTGACCGTCGGCTTCGGCTTTCTGATCACCCTCGACGCGCCACCGCTCGATCTGCGCGCCTCGTGGTGGCTGGTGCCGCTCGCCCAGGCGCTGGTGGGGGTGCCGTTCGTGGTCCGGACGATGCTGCCGGTGCTGCGGGCGGTCGACAGCCGGCTGCGGGAGGCGGCCGCCGTGCTCGGCGCCTCGCCCTGGCAGGTGTGGCGCGCGGTCGACCTGCCGATGGTGCGGCGGGCGCTGCTGATCGCCGCGGGCTTCGCGTTCGCCGTGTCGCTCGGTGAGTTCGGGGCGACGGTCTTCCTCGCCCGGCCGGACCAGCCGACGCTGCCGGTGGCCGTGGCCCGGCTGCTGGGACGTGCGGGGGAGCTCAACTACGGGCAGGCGATGGCCCTGTCGACCATCCTGATGGTGGTGTGCGCCGCGGCCCTGCTGATACTGGAGCGGCTGCGCCCCCTCGACCGATCCGGGGAGTTCTAGATGACGGCACGGGCCGGGAGCACAGCGCGGGAGCTGCTGCGGCTGGGCGGGGTGACCGTCCGCTTCGGCGCGGGCGGGGACCCGGCGCTGGACGCGGTCGATCTGGTGGTCGCCGCCCGGGAGATCGTGTGCGTCCTGGGGCCGAGCGGCAGCGGCAAGTCCACGCTGCTGCGGGTGGTCGCCGGGCTCCAGCAGGCCGACGCGGGGCAGGTGTTGCTGGAGGGGCGGGACCAGTCGGGGGTGCCCACCCACCGGCGCGGGGTCGGCCTGATGTTCCAGGACCACCAGCTCTTCCCGCAGCGCGATGTCGCGGGAAACGTCGGCTTCGGGCTGCGGATGCGGCGTACCCCGCGCGCCGACCAGGAGCGTACGGTCGCCGAACTCCTGGACCTCGTCGGGCTGCCGGGCGCCCAGCGGCGCGCCGTGGCCTCCCTGTCCGGAGGCGAGCAGCAGCGCGTCGCCCTGGCCCGGGCCCTGGCCCCCCGCCCCCGTCTGCTGATGCTGGACGAGCCGCTCGGTCAGCTCGACCGCGGGCTGCGGGAACGGCTGGTCGTCGAACTGCGGCGGCTCTTCCGGGAGTTGGGAACGACCGTGCTGGCCGTCACCCACGACCAGGGGGAGGCCTTCGCGCTCGCGGACCGGGTCGTGGTGATGCAGGACGGCCGGATCGCGCAGTCCGGCACCCCGTTGGAGGTCTGGCAGCGGCCCGCCACCGAATTCGTCGCGCGCTTCCTCGGCTTCGACAACGTGGTCGAGGCGACGGTGCAGGGCGACGCGGCCGCCACCCCCTGGGGGAAAGTGCCCGTTCCGGCGGCCACCCCGGACGGGCCGTGCCGGCTGCTCGTCCGCCCGGCGGGGGTACGGCTGACGGCCGCCGCGGAGGGCCTGCCGTGCACGGTCGCGGCCCGTACCTTCCGCGGCACCCATGTCGCGTTGCTGCTCCAGCCGGCCGCCGGCCCCCAGGTGGAGGCGGCCTGCGCGCTGCGGGACGCGCCCGAAGTGGGCGAGCGGGCGGGGATCGCCTTCCAGGCGCAGGACGTGGTGGTGCTGGACGCGGCCGCTCCGGCGGGCTGACCGCAGGGGCCCGTTGGGACGCAGGGGCCGTGGGCCGCTGACAGGCGCCCGCGTCCGGCAGTACGGAGGCGCGCCTCAGCGGGCCGCGACCTC is part of the Streptomyces platensis genome and harbors:
- the rlmN gene encoding 23S rRNA (adenine(2503)-C(2))-methyltransferase RlmN, producing MPAPGELTFVAPRGAKKPPRHLADLSPVERREAVAAIGEKPFRAKQLSQHYFARYAHDPAEWTDIPAAAREKLASELLPELMTVMRHISCDEDTTRKTLWKLHDGTLVESVLMRYPDRVTMCISSQAGCGMNCPFCATGQAGLDRNLSTAEIVHQIVDGMRALRDGEVPGGPARLSNIVFMGMGEPLANYKRVVGAIRRLTDPEPDGLGLSQRGITVSTVGLVPAMLRFADEGFKCRLAVSLHAPDDELRDTLVPVNTRWKVREVLDAAWEYAEKSGRRISIEYALIRDINDQAWRGDLLGRLLKGKRVHVNLIPLNPTPGSKWTASRPEDERAFVQAIEAHGVPVTVRDTRGQEIDGACGQLAASER
- a CDS encoding ABC transporter ATP-binding protein; amino-acid sequence: MTARAGSTARELLRLGGVTVRFGAGGDPALDAVDLVVAAREIVCVLGPSGSGKSTLLRVVAGLQQADAGQVLLEGRDQSGVPTHRRGVGLMFQDHQLFPQRDVAGNVGFGLRMRRTPRADQERTVAELLDLVGLPGAQRRAVASLSGGEQQRVALARALAPRPRLLMLDEPLGQLDRGLRERLVVELRRLFRELGTTVLAVTHDQGEAFALADRVVVMQDGRIAQSGTPLEVWQRPATEFVARFLGFDNVVEATVQGDAAATPWGKVPVPAATPDGPCRLLVRPAGVRLTAAAEGLPCTVAARTFRGTHVALLLQPAAGPQVEAACALRDAPEVGERAGIAFQAQDVVVLDAAAPAG
- a CDS encoding ABC transporter permease; translated protein: MVLARSEVTPSDVKGARRGRPARGTAVRLGLMAVPLAFFALFFAYPVVAIVGRGLKDGGQWQLGRFGAVLSDPDVVQVLWFTVWQAAASTGLTLLIALPGAYVFARFDFPGKQLLRAVVAVPFVLPTVVVGSAFLALVGRGGLLDDLWGLRLDTSVWAILLAHVFFNYAVVVRTVGGLWGQLDPRQEEAARVLGAGRFAAWRRVTLPALGPAVAAAALMVFLFTFTSFGVVQILGGPAFSTLEVEIYRQTADFLDLPTAAVLTMIQFAAVLGVLALHAWTVRRRESALRLVDASQTARRPRGRGQWALLWGTFAVIAVLLLAPLVVLVERSFAGPDGYGTVFYAALGSAASADSTFAVAPLDALWNSLAYGAAATAIALVVGGLAAAALTLPRLRRGPSGRTPVISRFVGGFDALLMLPLGVSAVTVGFGFLITLDAPPLDLRASWWLVPLAQALVGVPFVVRTMLPVLRAVDSRLREAAAVLGASPWQVWRAVDLPMVRRALLIAAGFAFAVSLGEFGATVFLARPDQPTLPVAVARLLGRAGELNYGQAMALSTILMVVCAAALLILERLRPLDRSGEF
- a CDS encoding thiamine ABC transporter substrate-binding protein, which produces MSTISRIAATAMAAAVGMTALAACGSPGGGSADAKTVTLVSHDSFNVSKSVLAAFEKESGYKVTMLKGGDAGKAVNQAVLSKGNPQGDVFFGIDNTLLSRGLDEGLFSPYRAKGLESVPAGLQLDKGEHRVTPLDYGDICVNYDRGYFTRHKIAPPKTFDDLLKPRYKGLLVTENSATSSPGLAFQLGTIAKYGEQGWQSYWKKLKANGVEVVDGWDQAYNDRFSGSAAGKGKGDKPLVVSYASSPPAEVLGKKPAPKEAPTGVAAGTCFRQIEFGGLLKGAKNEKGGKALLDFLLSKKFQEDVPLQMFVNPARKDAAVPELFTKYGTTIDKPATLAPGTITKNREQWIKQWSSLVLK